From one Rhizobium sp. CIAT894 genomic stretch:
- a CDS encoding beta-galactosidase translates to MSDKTLSVWNPVKTDRFLVGVPHYPEHVDESYWERDAERMAKAGFNVVRMAEFAWHILEPRLGTYDFDLFDRAISILGRHGIETIMCTPTATPPRWLTAAHPEILRVDGKGRPMSHGSRQHCDTASPVFREHSKRITRAMAEHYRGDPHVLGWQTDNELNTSMPESFSQATLSEFQAFLADKYREISKLNAAWGGDFWATAYDSFDQVVLPIEFGPTFPSPGHLQDYHRFLAFSTARFQHDQVEILREVKPSWFVFHNLGGLRDIDFRGQFSKDLDFVGYDIYPMLYDEFMRLGNHAKVQALHLDICRGFSGNYIVPEQQSGFGSQPGFCTLTPEPGELRRMALSSVAHGADGLMFFRWRPAHFGAEIYWMGIIDHDDIGRHRYEEATRFATEMTALQPKILGTYVRMDVGIAGSDFDNQEAHKTYPIGLPSPQDDAILLHQYCYDRGIACGFIHPEDDLSKLKLFYVPHWVMWKDDWTAKLEAFAASGGTVVIGARTGTRTGDNHVIRETAPGTALSKLTGVRVEDFGRLAAPGANGLFDVMERSGGLVIPPNKPAESHRRVRRFKIGNREMAAGHFYENLTVDSDVEVIAAWSNRYAEGQAMATSRKVGKGQVVYLGTYLTPELTEALTERLFAPAGIEPLVGGLPEGVEVTMRMNDERRLLFVQNYTDQAATVAGVPAGRDLLDGEKAVAGRLELAGYGCAIVELEG, encoded by the coding sequence GTGTCCGACAAGACCCTCTCCGTATGGAACCCCGTCAAAACAGACCGCTTCCTGGTCGGCGTGCCGCATTATCCCGAGCATGTCGATGAAAGCTATTGGGAGCGCGATGCCGAGCGCATGGCGAAAGCCGGCTTCAATGTCGTGCGCATGGCCGAATTCGCCTGGCACATTCTGGAACCCAGGCTCGGCACCTATGATTTCGATCTCTTCGACCGCGCCATATCGATCCTCGGGCGCCACGGCATCGAAACGATCATGTGCACGCCGACGGCCACACCGCCGCGCTGGCTGACGGCAGCTCACCCTGAAATTTTAAGGGTCGACGGCAAGGGCCGGCCGATGAGCCACGGCTCGCGCCAGCATTGCGATACGGCAAGCCCTGTCTTTCGCGAGCACAGCAAGCGCATCACCCGGGCGATGGCCGAGCATTATCGCGGCGATCCCCATGTTCTGGGCTGGCAGACCGATAACGAGCTGAACACCAGCATGCCGGAGAGCTTTTCCCAGGCGACGCTCAGCGAATTCCAGGCCTTCCTCGCCGATAAATACCGCGAAATATCAAAGCTCAACGCCGCCTGGGGTGGCGATTTCTGGGCGACGGCCTATGACAGTTTCGATCAGGTGGTGCTGCCGATCGAATTCGGCCCGACCTTTCCGAGCCCCGGCCATCTGCAGGATTACCACCGCTTCCTCGCCTTCTCCACGGCGCGCTTCCAGCACGATCAGGTCGAGATCCTCAGGGAGGTGAAGCCTTCCTGGTTCGTCTTCCATAACCTCGGGGGCTTGAGGGATATCGATTTCCGCGGCCAGTTCAGCAAGGATCTCGATTTCGTCGGCTATGACATCTATCCCATGCTCTATGACGAGTTCATGCGGCTCGGCAACCACGCCAAGGTGCAGGCGCTGCATCTCGATATCTGCCGCGGCTTTTCCGGCAATTACATCGTGCCCGAGCAGCAATCGGGCTTTGGCAGCCAGCCGGGCTTCTGCACGCTGACGCCGGAGCCGGGGGAACTGCGCCGCATGGCGCTTTCCTCGGTCGCTCATGGTGCCGATGGCCTGATGTTCTTCCGCTGGCGCCCGGCCCATTTCGGCGCCGAGATCTATTGGATGGGCATCATCGACCATGACGATATCGGCCGCCACCGATATGAGGAGGCCACGCGCTTCGCGACCGAGATGACGGCGCTGCAGCCCAAGATCCTCGGCACCTATGTGCGCATGGATGTCGGCATCGCCGGCTCCGATTTCGACAATCAGGAAGCCCACAAGACCTATCCGATCGGCCTGCCGAGCCCGCAGGACGATGCGATCCTGCTGCATCAATATTGCTATGACCGCGGCATCGCCTGCGGCTTCATCCATCCGGAGGACGATCTTTCCAAGCTGAAGCTCTTCTATGTCCCCCACTGGGTGATGTGGAAGGACGACTGGACGGCGAAGCTCGAAGCCTTCGCGGCATCCGGCGGCACCGTCGTCATCGGCGCACGCACCGGCACCCGCACTGGAGATAACCACGTCATCCGCGAGACCGCGCCGGGCACCGCGCTTTCGAAGCTGACCGGCGTGCGCGTCGAGGATTTCGGCCGCTTGGCCGCCCCCGGCGCCAACGGCCTGTTCGACGTGATGGAGCGCTCCGGCGGCCTCGTCATCCCGCCGAACAAGCCGGCCGAAAGCCACCGCCGCGTCCGCCGCTTCAAGATCGGCAACCGCGAAATGGCCGCCGGCCATTTCTACGAAAACCTCACCGTCGACAGCGATGTCGAAGTGATCGCCGCCTGGTCCAATCGCTATGCCGAGGGCCAGGCAATGGCGACCTCCCGCAAGGTCGGCAAGGGGCAGGTGGTCTATCTCGGGACGTATCTCACGCCGGAGCTGACGGAAGCGCTGACGGAGCGGCTGTTTGCCCCGGCGGGCATCGAGCCGCTGGTGGGCGGGCTGCCCGAGGGGGTGGAGGTGACGATGCGGATGAACGACGAGCGGCGGCTGCTCTTTGTGCAGAACTATACGGATCAGGCTGCGACAGTTGCCGGCGTGCCGGCCGGGCGGGATCTGCTGGATGGGGAGAAGGCGGTTGCGGGGAGGCTGGAGCTTGCGGGGTATGGGTGTGCGATTGTGGAGTTGGAAGGGTGA
- the ugpC gene encoding sn-glycerol-3-phosphate ABC transporter ATP-binding protein UgpC translates to MTSLELREINKNYGAYHALRGIDLSVAQGEFIVMVGPSGCGKSTLLKSIAGLEQISSGRILINGRDVSKEEPGDRGIAMVFQSYALYPHMTVAENMGFGLRMAKRPKAEIEAAVARAAKILRITDQLDKRPKQLSGGQRQRVAIGRAITRSPEVFLFDEPLSNLDAALRTQMRVELSSLHAELGATMVYVTHDQVEAMTMASRIVVLNKGIIEQVGSPLELYRNPDNLFVAGFLGAPRMNFLGVTVDDVSGRNVTVSAPGLVPVTVELAEATALAKGVSLTLGVRPENISMVADGGEGGAIHGQIRLVEHLGRETILYVDAGNLRTIASESGTGNITVQLSYVAPFAAEQNVALKLDARELYLFSSDGGRTISARKTILDK, encoded by the coding sequence ATGACCAGTCTCGAACTCCGTGAGATCAACAAGAACTACGGCGCCTATCATGCGCTGCGCGGTATCGACCTTTCGGTCGCGCAAGGCGAGTTCATCGTCATGGTCGGCCCCTCCGGCTGCGGCAAGTCCACGCTGCTGAAATCGATCGCCGGCCTGGAGCAGATTTCCTCCGGCCGGATACTGATCAACGGCCGCGACGTCAGCAAAGAGGAGCCGGGTGATCGTGGCATCGCCATGGTCTTCCAGTCCTACGCGCTCTATCCACACATGACGGTGGCGGAGAATATGGGGTTCGGCCTGCGCATGGCCAAGCGCCCGAAGGCCGAGATCGAGGCGGCGGTGGCGCGCGCCGCGAAAATCCTCAGGATCACCGACCAGCTCGACAAGCGGCCGAAGCAGCTTTCCGGCGGCCAGCGCCAGCGCGTGGCGATCGGCCGGGCGATCACCCGCTCGCCCGAGGTCTTCCTGTTCGACGAGCCGTTGTCCAACCTCGATGCGGCGCTCAGAACCCAGATGCGCGTCGAGCTCAGCAGCCTGCACGCCGAGCTCGGCGCCACCATGGTCTATGTCACCCACGACCAGGTGGAGGCGATGACCATGGCAAGCCGCATCGTCGTGTTGAACAAGGGGATCATCGAGCAGGTCGGCTCGCCGCTGGAGCTCTACCGCAATCCCGACAATCTCTTCGTTGCCGGCTTCCTCGGCGCGCCGCGCATGAATTTCCTCGGCGTCACCGTCGACGATGTGTCCGGCCGCAATGTCACCGTCTCCGCCCCGGGCCTCGTGCCGGTGACGGTGGAACTGGCGGAGGCGACAGCGCTGGCGAAAGGCGTCAGCCTGACGCTCGGCGTCCGGCCGGAGAACATATCGATGGTCGCCGATGGCGGCGAGGGCGGGGCGATCCACGGCCAGATCAGGCTCGTCGAGCATCTCGGCCGCGAAACCATCCTCTATGTCGATGCCGGCAATCTCAGGACCATCGCCTCTGAGAGCGGCACCGGCAATATCACCGTGCAGCTCAGCTATGTCGCGCCCTTTGCCGCCGAGCAGAACGTCGCGCTGAAGCTCGACGCCCGGGAACTCTATCTCTTTTCATCCGATGGCGGGCGCACGATCAGCGCCCGCAAAACCATCCTCGACAAGTAA
- a CDS encoding carbohydrate ABC transporter permease, giving the protein MYPRPIPETAVWQRRIYVLAVVIVLLLWLCPLFAIVLTSFRTTEDVMGGNLWGWPTGIGVIDNYTDVFTQTPMARYFLNSLIITIPSVIGVLVLSTLAGYVLSRYRFRGNMLIFALFVGGNFLPHQIMMIPVRDLMVQLDLIDTTAALIIFHVAFQTGFATLFMRNFIAALPDELFQAARAEGASPFQTLIHVAIPLVRPALAALAILIFTFIWNDYFWAVVLTVSDSVKPVTAGLANLRGEWVSAWNLISAGTIVVAVPPVVMFFLMQRHFIAGLTMGAVKG; this is encoded by the coding sequence ATGTATCCTCGTCCCATTCCAGAGACCGCCGTCTGGCAGCGCCGCATCTATGTGCTTGCCGTCGTCATCGTGCTGCTGCTGTGGCTCTGCCCGCTGTTTGCCATCGTTCTCACCTCCTTCCGCACGACCGAGGATGTCATGGGCGGCAACCTGTGGGGATGGCCGACCGGCATCGGCGTCATCGACAATTATACCGATGTCTTCACGCAGACGCCGATGGCCCGCTACTTCCTCAACAGTCTGATCATCACCATTCCCTCGGTGATCGGCGTGCTTGTTCTCTCGACACTCGCCGGCTACGTGCTGTCGCGCTACCGCTTTCGCGGCAACATGCTGATCTTCGCGCTTTTCGTCGGTGGCAATTTCCTGCCGCACCAGATCATGATGATCCCGGTGCGCGATCTGATGGTGCAGCTCGATCTGATCGATACCACCGCGGCGCTGATCATCTTCCACGTCGCCTTCCAGACCGGTTTTGCCACACTGTTCATGCGCAATTTCATCGCGGCATTGCCCGATGAATTGTTCCAGGCGGCGCGGGCAGAGGGCGCATCGCCCTTCCAGACGCTCATCCATGTGGCGATCCCGCTGGTGCGGCCGGCACTCGCAGCCCTTGCCATCCTGATCTTCACCTTCATCTGGAACGATTATTTCTGGGCGGTGGTGCTGACCGTCAGCGACAGCGTCAAGCCGGTCACGGCCGGCCTTGCCAATCTTCGCGGTGAATGGGTCTCGGCCTGGAACCTGATTTCCGCGGGCACCATCGTCGTCGCCGTGCCGCCCGTCGTGATGTTCTTCCTGATGCAGCGGCACTTCATCGCCGGCCTGACCATGGGGGCGGTGAAGGGATGA
- a CDS encoding sugar ABC transporter permease, protein MLTLWRRQRWWLTPTLLIAPAIALFSTVILLSAVRSVWISLHEWDGFGPMVWIGLGNYVELYNDPQFYVSLKNNLIWLVMFMAAPPIGLAIALLVNQKIAGMRFLKSLFFIPLVLASVTVGVVFTWVYTPEFGLLALIFKAFGAVAPAVLSDEHFVTFAIVIAALWPQVTFCMVLYLAGLNNLSEELIGAGRVDGARGWNMLWHIVLPQLTQVTFIAIAVTVVGALRSFDMVSVMTSGGPFGSSSVLAYQMFEQSIFSYRFGYGAAIASVLFVIMAAFIVWYLSRIIRTEERGG, encoded by the coding sequence ATGCTGACATTATGGCGCCGCCAACGGTGGTGGCTTACCCCGACTCTGCTCATCGCACCTGCGATCGCGCTGTTTTCCACCGTCATCCTGCTGTCGGCGGTGCGCAGCGTCTGGATCAGCCTGCACGAGTGGGACGGCTTCGGCCCGATGGTGTGGATCGGGCTCGGCAATTACGTCGAACTCTACAACGATCCGCAATTCTACGTGTCGCTGAAGAACAACCTCATCTGGCTTGTGATGTTCATGGCCGCGCCGCCGATCGGGCTCGCCATCGCGCTGCTGGTCAATCAGAAAATCGCGGGCATGCGCTTCCTGAAGTCGCTGTTCTTCATTCCGCTGGTGCTCGCCTCGGTCACGGTCGGGGTCGTCTTTACCTGGGTCTATACGCCGGAGTTCGGGCTGCTGGCGCTGATCTTCAAGGCCTTCGGGGCGGTAGCGCCGGCAGTGCTTTCCGACGAGCATTTCGTCACCTTCGCCATCGTCATCGCAGCCCTCTGGCCGCAGGTCACCTTCTGCATGGTGCTCTATCTCGCCGGCCTCAACAATTTGAGCGAAGAGCTGATCGGTGCGGGCCGCGTCGACGGGGCGCGCGGCTGGAACATGCTCTGGCACATCGTCCTGCCGCAGCTGACCCAGGTGACCTTCATCGCCATTGCCGTCACCGTCGTCGGGGCGCTCCGCTCCTTCGACATGGTGTCGGTGATGACATCGGGCGGCCCGTTCGGCTCGTCCTCGGTTCTCGCCTACCAGATGTTCGAGCAGTCGATCTTCTCCTATCGCTTCGGCTACGGCGCGGCGATCGCCTCGGTGCTGTTCGTGATCATGGCCGCCTTCATCGTCTGGTATCTCAGCCGCATCATTCGCACCGAAGAGAGGGGAGGCTGA
- a CDS encoding ABC transporter substrate-binding protein has protein sequence MAFLKQFPSTTRRRFLKGAGLVSAAAVTGSFPIPAIAQAQEVTMISDENNGAALDALRAIAAGFSKEAGVKVVINNMDHEAHKTAIRNYLVAGAPDVCSWFSGNRMRAFVKRGLFDDISDLVEKEKYKDVLGATIGAVTEDGKQYGLPTGGTLWGMFYRKEVFEQYGLTVPKTAEEFMAYGDKCKAAGITPVAMGTKELWPAAGWFDQMNLRINGLDKHMALMNGEMSYLDPSLTPVFDQWEAMISKGFFTPNHTSFGWQEAAALLAQKKAGMMNLGAFLRSAFTEADLPQLAYATFPVLDAKVGHFEEFSVNSIHIPAKAKNKQGAREFLAYFYKPENLATYLEPGGNVPPRNDLPPSKDPLVNIAVETMKTVQGTSQYYDRDSDPDMAQAGLVGFQEFMAKPDRRKAILTRLEGTRKRIYKI, from the coding sequence ATGGCATTTTTGAAGCAATTTCCGTCGACCACCCGCAGGCGCTTCCTGAAGGGCGCGGGCCTGGTTTCCGCAGCCGCCGTGACCGGCAGCTTTCCGATCCCGGCGATCGCGCAGGCGCAGGAGGTCACGATGATCTCCGATGAAAACAACGGTGCCGCGCTCGACGCGCTGAGGGCGATTGCCGCGGGCTTCAGCAAGGAAGCCGGCGTCAAAGTCGTCATCAACAATATGGATCACGAGGCCCACAAGACGGCGATCCGCAATTATCTCGTCGCCGGCGCTCCCGATGTCTGCTCCTGGTTTTCGGGCAACCGCATGCGCGCCTTCGTCAAGCGCGGCCTGTTCGACGATATTTCCGATCTGGTCGAGAAGGAAAAATACAAGGACGTGCTGGGCGCGACCATCGGCGCCGTCACCGAAGACGGCAAGCAGTACGGTCTGCCCACCGGCGGCACGCTCTGGGGCATGTTCTACCGCAAGGAGGTGTTCGAGCAATATGGCCTGACCGTGCCGAAGACGGCCGAGGAATTCATGGCCTATGGGGACAAGTGCAAGGCGGCCGGCATCACTCCGGTTGCGATGGGCACCAAGGAATTGTGGCCGGCGGCCGGCTGGTTCGACCAGATGAACCTGCGCATCAATGGCCTCGACAAGCATATGGCGCTGATGAACGGCGAGATGAGCTATCTCGATCCGTCGCTGACGCCCGTCTTCGATCAGTGGGAAGCGATGATTTCAAAGGGCTTCTTCACGCCGAACCACACCTCCTTTGGCTGGCAGGAGGCCGCAGCCCTTCTGGCGCAGAAGAAGGCCGGCATGATGAACCTCGGCGCCTTCCTTCGCTCGGCCTTCACCGAGGCTGATCTGCCGCAGCTTGCCTACGCCACTTTCCCGGTGCTCGACGCCAAGGTCGGCCATTTCGAGGAGTTCTCGGTCAATTCGATCCACATTCCCGCCAAGGCCAAGAACAAGCAGGGCGCACGCGAATTCCTCGCCTATTTCTACAAGCCGGAAAACCTGGCCACCTATCTGGAGCCGGGCGGCAACGTGCCGCCGCGCAACGACCTGCCGCCGAGCAAGGACCCGCTCGTCAATATCGCGGTCGAGACGATGAAGACGGTGCAGGGCACCTCGCAATATTACGACCGCGACAGCGATCCGGACATGGCCCAGGCCGGCCTCGTCGGCTTCCAGGAATTCATGGCCAAGCCCGACCGGCGTAAGGCCATCCTGACGCGGCTCGAGGGGACGCGGAAGCGGATTTATAAGATCTGA
- a CDS encoding ROK family protein has protein sequence MKLKGDQTTARAMNRRLILNLLRREGPRSRADIATVIGLSPAAVTFVISDLLEEGIVIEGQSVPGLAGRRPIPVEINYEHALAIGFKLMVDSVECVATDLATNPVAAMRVSLGGHDPDYVADLLAGTVPELVKLAGRPDARLAGIGISMPGVINHEQTACVRSHRFQWDNVPLAALVAARVHVPVWLEDDTNAYAIAQQLFGLGRQHRNMAVLAVGVGISCALVIDGKLYRGANGAAGKFGHTLFEEGGRLCECGKRGCLMAYHSELSMLRRWREATGRGEELGLPELCEALASGDATATALVAASGRGIGTALANLVNITDPEVIVAGGEAVSLGDHFLTPLREALAARTFRTAPPLLPDWEDNSWARGAAALVTQKIFDFESSGGVTDIATLGARGSTSAA, from the coding sequence GTGAAGTTAAAAGGCGACCAGACCACGGCGAGAGCCATGAACCGACGCCTCATCCTCAACCTCCTCAGGCGCGAGGGGCCGAGGAGCCGTGCCGACATCGCCACCGTCATCGGCCTCAGCCCGGCCGCCGTCACCTTCGTTATTTCAGACCTGCTGGAGGAAGGCATCGTCATCGAAGGGCAGTCCGTGCCCGGCCTCGCCGGCCGCCGGCCGATCCCGGTCGAGATCAATTACGAGCACGCGCTCGCCATCGGCTTCAAGCTGATGGTGGATTCGGTGGAGTGCGTGGCAACCGACCTTGCCACCAACCCTGTCGCCGCCATGCGGGTCAGCCTCGGTGGTCACGACCCGGATTATGTTGCCGACCTGCTCGCCGGCACCGTGCCCGAACTGGTGAAACTCGCCGGCCGGCCGGATGCCAGGCTCGCCGGCATCGGCATCTCCATGCCCGGCGTCATCAATCACGAACAGACGGCCTGCGTGCGCAGCCACCGCTTCCAGTGGGACAACGTTCCCCTCGCCGCGCTGGTGGCTGCCCGCGTCCATGTGCCGGTCTGGCTGGAAGACGACACCAACGCCTATGCCATCGCCCAGCAGCTCTTCGGCCTCGGCCGCCAGCACCGCAACATGGCCGTGCTCGCTGTCGGCGTCGGCATCAGCTGCGCGCTTGTGATCGACGGCAAGCTCTATCGCGGCGCCAATGGTGCAGCCGGCAAGTTCGGCCACACGCTGTTCGAGGAAGGCGGCAGGCTCTGCGAATGCGGCAAGCGCGGCTGCCTGATGGCCTATCACTCGGAACTGTCGATGCTGCGCCGCTGGCGTGAAGCCACCGGCCGCGGCGAGGAACTCGGCCTGCCCGAACTCTGCGAGGCGCTTGCCTCAGGCGACGCGACCGCCACCGCCCTCGTCGCCGCTTCCGGCCGCGGCATCGGCACCGCCCTCGCCAACCTCGTCAACATCACCGACCCCGAAGTCATCGTCGCCGGCGGCGAAGCCGTCTCGCTCGGCGATCACTTCCTGACGCCGCTGCGCGAAGCGCTCGCCGCCCGCACCTTTCGCACCGCCCCGCCGCTTTTGCCCGACTGGGAGGACAATTCCTGGGCCCGAGGGGCGGCAGCGCTGGTGACGCAGAAGATCTTCGACTTCGAGTCCTCCGGCGGGGTGACGGATATTGCGACATTGGGTGCGAGAGGTTCGACGTCGGCGGCTTGA
- a CDS encoding DUF2277 domain-containing protein — translation MCRNIKPLFNFDPPATDEEIHDAALQFVRKLSGTTKPSKRNEAAFEQAVSSIAACARELLASLETSQPPRDREEVAAKARAKSAMRFA, via the coding sequence ATGTGCCGAAACATAAAACCTCTGTTCAATTTCGATCCGCCGGCGACGGACGAGGAAATTCACGATGCCGCGCTGCAGTTTGTGCGCAAGCTCAGCGGAACGACCAAGCCGTCGAAGCGCAACGAGGCCGCGTTCGAACAGGCGGTCAGTTCGATCGCTGCCTGCGCCCGCGAACTGCTCGCTTCCCTGGAAACATCTCAACCGCCTCGCGATCGCGAGGAAGTCGCGGCGAAGGCGCGTGCGAAATCTGCGATGCGGTTCGCGTAA
- a CDS encoding cupin domain-containing protein has translation MKMIQAIVLALSLGAAATAHAEQPLQRTDLVRSDIDVRGHEAVQVRVDFAPGVLAPKHAHPGEEIAFVLDGTLEYQLDGQEPVTLKAGQSLFIPSGVVHSARNVGSGKASELATYIVRKGETLVVPAK, from the coding sequence ATGAAAATGATCCAGGCGATAGTGCTCGCCCTTTCTCTCGGCGCTGCGGCGACGGCGCATGCGGAACAGCCGCTGCAGCGCACCGACCTCGTCAGAAGCGATATCGATGTACGCGGCCACGAGGCCGTTCAGGTGCGGGTCGATTTCGCCCCGGGCGTTCTTGCGCCCAAGCACGCGCATCCGGGCGAAGAGATCGCCTTCGTTCTCGACGGCACGCTGGAGTACCAGCTCGACGGCCAGGAGCCGGTGACGCTGAAGGCCGGCCAGTCGCTGTTCATTCCCTCCGGCGTGGTGCATTCGGCCAGGAATGTCGGCAGCGGCAAGGCTTCGGAGCTGGCGACCTACATCGTCCGCAAGGGCGAGACGCTGGTCGTGCCCGCCAAGTGA
- a CDS encoding DUF4168 domain-containing protein, whose protein sequence is MITRYTSLATMTAAVFSLLAFSPASATELAQAQQQPPGQGQAPMQGQSGGTGAAAPVSDQKLEAFAVAYQQVDKVRQQYSAKIDATKDQAAKQKLQEEAKQQMVDTVQASNDISVEEYSSILTAAQSDPALAKKVLEKIGTPPPAQPQQ, encoded by the coding sequence ATGATCACTCGTTACACATCCCTCGCAACGATGACCGCCGCGGTGTTCAGCCTGCTTGCATTCAGCCCGGCATCCGCGACCGAGCTTGCCCAGGCGCAACAGCAGCCGCCGGGACAGGGACAGGCGCCGATGCAGGGGCAGAGTGGGGGCACCGGGGCGGCCGCCCCGGTCAGCGATCAGAAGCTGGAAGCCTTTGCCGTTGCCTATCAGCAGGTCGACAAGGTCCGGCAGCAATATTCGGCCAAGATCGACGCGACCAAGGACCAGGCTGCCAAGCAGAAGCTGCAGGAAGAAGCCAAGCAGCAGATGGTCGACACCGTCCAGGCCTCCAACGACATCTCGGTCGAGGAATATTCCTCGATCCTGACGGCCGCGCAGAGCGACCCGGCGCTCGCCAAGAAGGTTCTGGAAAAGATCGGCACCCCGCCGCCGGCGCAGCCGCAGCAATAG
- a CDS encoding DMT family transporter produces the protein MDRMASGWINGFIGVLIFSGSLPATRVAVMQFDPVFLTVARAAIAGILALGLLIAFREKRPSRRDLVSLAVVALGVVVGFPLLTALALQHVTSAHSIVFIGLLPLSTAIFGVIRGGERPKPAFWLFSVLGSALVAGFALTQSLTASPVGDLLMLAAIVACGLGYAEGGRLSRTLGGWQVISWALVLSLPVMVAVAFVHRPASFAGIETPALIGLGYVSLFSMLIGFIFWYRGLSQGGIAAVGQLQLLQPFFGLALAATLLHEPVTWIMLAVTVAVILCVAGARRFAR, from the coding sequence ATGGACCGCATGGCATCGGGATGGATCAATGGTTTTATCGGCGTGCTGATCTTCAGCGGATCGCTGCCGGCGACGCGCGTGGCGGTGATGCAGTTCGATCCGGTCTTCCTGACCGTCGCGCGTGCGGCGATCGCCGGCATTCTGGCGCTTGGCCTGCTGATCGCCTTCCGCGAAAAGCGGCCGAGCCGGCGCGATCTCGTCTCCCTCGCCGTCGTCGCGCTCGGCGTCGTCGTCGGCTTCCCGTTGCTGACGGCGCTGGCGCTGCAGCATGTCACGTCGGCCCATTCCATCGTCTTCATCGGTCTGCTGCCGCTCTCGACGGCGATCTTCGGGGTGATCCGCGGCGGAGAACGGCCGAAGCCGGCATTCTGGCTGTTCTCCGTTCTCGGCAGCGCGCTGGTGGCGGGCTTTGCCTTGACACAGAGCTTGACGGCCTCGCCGGTCGGCGATCTATTGATGCTGGCGGCGATCGTCGCCTGCGGCCTCGGTTATGCCGAAGGCGGCAGGCTGTCGCGCACGCTCGGCGGCTGGCAGGTGATTTCCTGGGCGCTGGTGCTGTCGCTGCCGGTGATGGTCGCGGTCGCTTTCGTCCATCGGCCGGCGAGTTTTGCCGGCATCGAAACGCCGGCGCTCATCGGTCTTGGCTATGTCTCGCTGTTTTCGATGCTGATCGGCTTCATCTTCTGGTATCGTGGCCTGTCGCAAGGCGGCATCGCCGCGGTCGGCCAGCTGCAGCTGTTGCAGCCGTTTTTCGGCCTGGCGCTCGCCGCAACTCTGCTGCACGAACCGGTCACGTGGATCATGCTCGCCGTGACGGTTGCCGTTATTCTCTGCGTGGCCGGGGCGCGCAGGTTTGCGCGGTAG